ATCTTTAATCTTTGTGCGTTTTGTGTAGTACAGTGGTAGGGGCTTGCCTGTAGTAGCATCAGCAACCATAATGCTATACACGTGATTTTTCTTCAGCCGGCAATTTTTAAGTATTGCTTTTATAAAGGTGGTGGCTTTTTCAAAACGTACGCTGCCCACACCCTGTGGGCACGTTGCAACTCCGTTTCCATGTAAACTCATGGTAAGTCCACCAAACACTGCCATGTGCCCGGTATCAAATTCGGTCATTCCCATAAGCTTTAAAAATTTGCCATAAAATTCAATCTCATCACCAAGCGCAACAGCAAAAAGAGCTGGGGATTTGGCGATAGCTCCTGTCAATGGATCTGCTGTTGTAGATAAACGATACAGCCCAAACGGCATATCCCATGAACCAATGAAATTGATCTTAAAGCCATCATAATTATACAATGTAATACAGTTTCCATCCTGTCGTAAGTATAGCGGATATCGTACTTCTAATGATGGGTCTATTACAGTTTTTCCGTTGGAAAGTTTACCGCCCACAACCCATACTACAAAGTTACTATCGCTTGTGCTTATAACACCACCCACATAGTGGAGCGAATCAAATCCAATCTGATTCCACGAAGGAAGCATGGTTGGGTTTGGTGCCGATAATCGTTTGAATTCAAACACAGTTTGTGTGTCACCGGTGAATTTAGGTGCCTTGTATGGCAACTTACCTTTGTAAGGAGCTATCGCATACGTATATGTAACATTGAAGCTGCCTCCCTGGCGTCCATTAAAAAATTTTAAGCCAAATCGAAGCATATCAGTAATATATTTTCCCTTAATAGTGACAGCAATGGTACCACCATGTTCATTGGTCCAGGTTTCTTGTGGAGTTATAACAAAAAATTGTTTGTTGGCAGATACATATACGCTGTATTTTGGATTTCCAGAGATTGCNACTTCAAGACTGTCTTTGTCAATGGCAGATTTTATTGTGTCACCGTTTTTGCGCACAAAAAGGGTAAAAGCCAGTGGCTGATTAGCATCAATATGTGCGGGTGGTTGAGGCAAAAGCTTGCCAAATTTATCGGTGTAAAGTAAAAAGACTCCATCATTTGGAAGGATTTCACCTTTTGCCACAAAGCATTTTTGATCTTTATCGGCATTGTATAGTGGATAATCATAGGGAATAAAGAATACACCGCCATTTTCACCACCTATGTATATTCCCTGTGGACCAAGTGCAGGGGAGCTGTTTAAGTCATTGCGGTCTTCATCAATACAAAGATAGGACCAACGCAATGTGCCGTCAGGGTTGAGAGCATAGAGCCTGCCCTCGCCGCTGCCAACATAGATAACATCATTGCCATCGACTGCTGCCGAAGAGCGTATTGGCTCAAGAGTGTCGTACGCCCATACTATGTGTCCGTCTTCTGGATTGAGTGCATAGATAGTACCGTCTGCACAAGGTTGAATGATAAGTCCATTTGAAAGCTGAGCAGGGCTTGCGTAAATGTGATCACGGAGCCCCTGTTTCCACAACTGTTTACCACTGTCCTGTGCATATGCTCGTACATAGCCATCATATCCACCAACGATTACCATACCTTTTTCATAGTTGTTAGTAATGAGTGGTGATGCCGCATTTGAGCCAAGACCGCCGTTTGTCCACTCACATTTTTGTGTGCGATAGTTATAGCAATAGATGTTTTTGAGCGCCATAAACTGAGTGCCAAAAAACATCTTTCCGGTTTTTGTATTCACTGCAGGAAGTGACCATATCATTTCGTTAGCTGGATACTGTGTGATTCTTCTTCCATTTGTGCGGTCAATTCTATATACCAAATAGTTATCGTTAGGTGCAATAATGCTGCCATCAGGGAGCATTCCTATATTGCCTTCAAACCAGTTGACATTGTATGTCTTAATTTTGAACTGTTCTAATACTTCTTTAACGGTATGTGCTTTGTGTTTCCAGATAATGGTACCAGTTTCTTTGTTGATGCAATACACGTAGCTATCGCCACTGCCAACATATACAAATCCTTTATCATCAAGAAGCGCTGATGAATCAATAATTTCACCTGTTTTGATTTTCCATTTAACCGAGCCATCCCGACGAAGTGCATAAAAATAGTGGTCAGCTGAGCCAATATATACAGTACCCTGCAAATCAACAACCGGTGAGCTGAAAATGCCCTTGCCGGTTTTAAATACCCACGGCTTAATACTGCTGCTGTATGTTGGTGTT
The sequence above is drawn from the Spirochaetota bacterium genome and encodes:
- a CDS encoding PQQ-binding-like beta-propeller repeat protein is translated as MKLSYTFKKRHILYLGIIFAVLYYFFATCPFETYQAYPDRLSQQNKGPHLDIPLDPTSPWPKFRANSLQNGRSPITPTYSSSIKPWVFKTGKGIFSSPVVDLQGTVYIGSADHYFYALRRDGSVKWKIKTGEIIDSSALLDDKGFVYVGSGDSYVYCINKETGTIIWKHKAHTVKEVLEQFKIKTYNVNWFEGNIGMLPDGSIIAPNDNYLVYRIDRTNGRRITQYPANEMIWSLPAVNTKTGKMFFGTQFMALKNIYCYNYRTQKCEWTNGGLGSNAASPLITNNYEKGMVIVGGYDGYVRAYAQDSGKQLWKQGLRDHIYASPAQLSNGLIIQPCADGTIYALNPEDGHIVWAYDTLEPIRSSAAVDGNDVIYVGSGEGRLYALNPDGTLRWSYLCIDEDRNDLNSSPALGPQGIYIGGENGGVFFIPYDYPLYNADKDQKCFVAKGEILPNDGVFLLYTDKFGKLLPQPPAHIDANQPLAFTLFVRKNGDTIKSAIDKDSLEVAISGNPKYSVYVSANKQFFVITPQETWTNEHGGTIAVTIKGKYITDMLRFGLKFFNGRQGGSFNVTYTYAIAPYKGKLPYKAPKFTGDTQTVFEFKRLSAPNPTMLPSWNQIGFDSLHYVGGVISTSDSNFVVWVVGGKLSNGKTVIDPSLEVRYPLYLRQDGNCITLYNYDGFKINFIGSWDMPFGLYRLSTTADPLTGAIAKSPALFAVALGDEIEFYGKFLKLMGMTEFDTGHMAVFGGLTMSLHGNGVATCPQGVGSVRFEKATTFIKAILKNCRLKKNHVYSIMVADATTGKPLPLYYTKRTKIKDENGLVKEIIIEFSEGEVKGDVIAYCIIDTYPVAHEQLKL